A single genomic interval of Novosphingobium ginsenosidimutans harbors:
- a CDS encoding flagellar motor protein MotB: MVAPKKGKPEGPPIIVKKITVVAAGHHGGAWKVAYADFVTAMMAFFLLLWLLGATNEKQRKGLADYFTPTLVKLKQESAGSNGMLGGSSITDADNYPNRAGQTGTKGITIPRDAKGGPKEGGEKVKSLQQRLAAKLAEGKVPGRIAKQVRMIDTAEGIRIDLVDDADFAMFQLGTTVLTSDASLLLKAIGGVIAPEPGDVSVRGHTDALPWRGGGANNWSLSAGRAEATRQALLRQGIGESRFRKIEGVADREPLVRENPEDPRNRRISILLMR, translated from the coding sequence ATGGTCGCGCCCAAGAAGGGCAAGCCAGAAGGCCCGCCGATCATCGTCAAGAAGATCACCGTGGTTGCTGCCGGGCATCATGGCGGCGCCTGGAAAGTGGCCTATGCCGACTTCGTCACCGCGATGATGGCCTTCTTCCTGCTGCTCTGGCTGCTGGGCGCCACCAACGAGAAGCAGCGCAAGGGTCTGGCCGACTATTTCACGCCGACACTGGTCAAGCTGAAGCAGGAAAGCGCCGGGTCCAACGGCATGCTGGGCGGATCATCGATCACCGATGCCGACAATTACCCCAACCGCGCCGGCCAGACCGGGACCAAGGGCATCACCATCCCCCGCGATGCCAAGGGTGGCCCCAAGGAAGGCGGCGAAAAGGTCAAATCGTTGCAGCAACGGCTTGCCGCCAAACTGGCCGAGGGCAAGGTGCCTGGCCGGATCGCCAAGCAGGTGCGCATGATCGATACGGCCGAAGGGATCCGGATCGATCTGGTCGACGATGCCGATTTCGCGATGTTCCAGCTGGGCACTACTGTGCTGACCAGCGACGCTTCACTGTTACTGAAGGCAATCGGCGGCGTGATCGCACCTGAACCCGGCGACGTTTCGGTTCGCGGGCATACCGATGCCTTGCCCTGGCGCGGCGGCGGAGCCAACAACTGGTCGCTTTCTGCCGGCCGCGCCGAGGCGACCCGCCAGGCCTTGCTGCGGCAGGGCATTGGCGAAAGCCGCTTCCGCAAGATCGAAGGTGTGGCCGATCGCGAGCCGCTGGTGCGTGAGAACCCCGAAGACCCGCGCAACCGCCGCATTTCGATCCTGCTGATGCGCTGA
- a CDS encoding DJ-1/PfpI family protein — translation MRIAFLLFPNVTQLDLTGPAQFLSRLPDAKVDLVWDSLDPVPTDAGFSILPTATFAEVPKADLLCVPGGIGVSKVIDHAPALDWVRRVGADAQWVTSVCTGALILGAAGLLKGYKATTHWAWHDLLSLFGAEPVQARHVIDRNRATGGGVTAGIDFALALMAEIAGEDHARAVQLALEYDPAPPFDGGSPAKAGQALVDVYTARANRLAPSRREDLIAAAQRLGFQSC, via the coding sequence ATGCGCATCGCCTTCCTGCTGTTCCCCAATGTCACCCAGCTGGACCTGACCGGCCCAGCCCAGTTCCTGTCGCGTCTGCCCGATGCCAAGGTCGATCTGGTCTGGGACAGTCTCGATCCGGTGCCAACCGACGCCGGCTTCTCAATCCTGCCAACCGCGACCTTTGCCGAAGTGCCAAAGGCCGACCTGCTGTGCGTGCCCGGCGGAATCGGGGTCAGCAAGGTGATCGATCATGCCCCGGCCCTCGACTGGGTGCGGCGGGTCGGCGCGGACGCGCAATGGGTCACCAGCGTCTGCACCGGCGCGCTGATCCTGGGCGCAGCGGGTCTGCTCAAAGGCTACAAGGCCACCACCCACTGGGCCTGGCATGACCTGCTCAGCCTGTTTGGCGCCGAGCCGGTTCAGGCCCGCCACGTGATCGATCGCAACCGCGCAACCGGCGGCGGCGTGACCGCCGGGATCGACTTTGCCCTGGCGCTGATGGCCGAGATCGCGGGTGAGGATCACGCCCGCGCGGTTCAGCTCGCCCTGGAATACGATCCCGCTCCGCCGTTCGATGGCGGATCGCCAGCAAAGGCCGGCCAGGCGCTGGTCGATGTCTACACCGCCCGCGCCAATCGCCTCGCGCCAAGCCGCCGCGAGGACTTGATTGCCGCCGCACAACGACTGGGCTTCCAGTCCTGTTGA